From a region of the Falco cherrug isolate bFalChe1 chromosome 9, bFalChe1.pri, whole genome shotgun sequence genome:
- the LOC102054204 gene encoding heparan sulfate glucosamine 3-O-sulfotransferase 1-like, with the protein MAFLLVSAYLLLTHAQGAPVEDGALLETLKSQVGLFSNKSEHYSAQVRPPGTSRQIPQTIIIGVRKGGTRALLEMLDIHPNIVVAATEVHFFDWDENYVKGIDWYRSLMPFSYGNQITIEKTPGYFTSPQAPGRIHDMNSSIKLLLILRDPTERVISDYTQVYYNRVESHKPVQLFEDIVIKNGALNTKYKAIQRSLYDVHMEKWLKHFSLDQIHIVDGNTLIKDPLPELQKVERFLNLPSRIMSSNFYFNQTKGFYCIRSDGRERCLHESKGRPHPLVNSTVLEQLYSYFREHNAKFYRMVNHSFDWH; encoded by the coding sequence ATGGCCTTCCTACTAGTGTCAGCTTATCTTCTGCTGACTCATGCTCAGGGTGCTCCTGTTGAGGATGGGGCACTGTTGGAAACACTGAAGTCACAAGTAGGATTATTCAGCAATAAAAGTGAACACTATTCGGCACAGGTGAGACCTCCTGGCACAAGCCGGCAAATACCTCAGACAATCATCATAGGAGTTCGTAAAGGAGGGACAAGGGCTTTACTGGAAATGTTGGATATTCATCCTAATATTGTGGTAGCAGCTACGGAAGTCCACTTCTTTGACTGGGATGAAAATTATGTGAAAGGAATAGACTGGTATAGAAGTCTGATGCCATTTTCTTATGGAAATCAAATTACAATTGAGAAAACACCAGGCTATTTTACATCACCACAGGCTCCAGGAAGAATTCATGACATGAATAGCTCCATTAAACTGCTGCTTATTCTAAGGGATCCCACTGAGAGAGTTATATCTGACTATACCCAAGTATATTACAACAGAGTAGAAAGTCACAAGCCTGTTCAGCTTTTTGAAGATATTGTTATTAAGAATGGAGCACTTAATACCAAATACAAAGCTATTCAGAGAAGTCTATATGATGTTCATATGGAAAAGTGGCTTAAGCATTTCAGTTTGGATCAGATTCACATAGTGGATGGCAATACTTTAATCAAGGACCCTCTTCCTGAATTACAAAAAGTTGAAAGATTTCTAAATCTTCCTTCCCGAATTATGtcttctaatttttattttaaccaaaCCAAGGGATTCTACTGCATTAGAAGCGACGGAAGGGAGAGATGTTTACATGAATCCAAAGGGCGTCCCCATCCTCTTGTTAACAGCACTGTTTTAGAGCAACTGTATTCTTACTTCAGAGAGCACAATGCAAAATTTTACAGAATGGTTAATCATTCCTTTGACTGGCATTAA